The genomic stretch CCGGCATCATGGCTGAAGCTTGCCCATGCGTCCGACTATGTCGACCAGGTCCTCGGCTGTTCGGTGCCGGAAAAAATCGAACGCGAGATCGGCTTTCCGGTCGGTCCTCGCGTTTCGCTGCGCGCCCAGCTTGCCGCTGGCGGCACGATACTGGCGGCGCGCCTTGCCTTGCGCCACGGCATTGCCTGCAACACCGCCGGCGGCAGCCATCATGCGCGGCGCGCGCAAGGTGCCGGCTTCTGCACCTTCAACGACGTCGCCGTCGCCTCGTTGGTGCTGCTCGCTGACAGTGCCGCTCAAAACATCCTGGTCGTCGATCTCGACGTGCATCAGGGTGACGGCACCGCGGACATTCTGAGCGACGAGCCACGCGTGTTCACCTTCTCGATGCATGGCGAGCGCAACTACCCCGTGCGCAAGATCGCTTCCGATCTCGACATTGCACTGCCCGACGGCACGGGCGATGCCGCCTATCTCGAAAGGCTGGCCGCCATCCTGCCGGAGCTGTCGGCCCGGGCGCACTGGGACATGGTTTTCTACAATGCGGGCGTCGACGTCCATGCCGAGGACCGGCTTGGCAGGCTGGCGCTTTCCAACGATGGCCTGCGCGCCCGCGACACAATGGTGATCGATCGTTTCCGCGCGATCGGCATTCCGGTGTGCGGTGTCATCGGCGGCGGCTATTCCACGGATGTGCCGACACTTGCCGCGCGGCACGCCATCCTGTTCGAGGTAGCCTCGGCCTACGCTTAAAAGGTCATTTCCGGTAGTTGGCGATCCTGAGCAGGATGAAAGCAGGCACGACGATCGCGGCACCCAGCAGGATGTAACCGAGGAAGCGGTCGATGGCGTGGAAGCCCAGGTTCCACAGGTCCATGAAGAATTTCTGGATGCCGTAAAACACATCCATCGGCGACCAGCCGAAGGCATTCATGACAAGGCCAACGAGGAACGACACCACCAGCAGCTTCAGGATCACCCTGAATGGCGAGTCGCCGAGAAAGCGCGTCAGTGCGGACAAGGCCGTCTCCCGATTGAGATGCCCGGACTCATGGGCACGGTCCAGAGATACGTGCTTGGCGGCCATCCATCAAGCCGGCCCGGTCCGTGCGCTAACCCGGGGACGCCGAGCCGGCATCCGTTGCTAGCTTCTGACGGTCGCGGAAAATCCGCACCGCTCCAGTAGCTGGCCGAGCGGCGAGCTCGCCGGAATGGCGCGGCCCTTCATCCATTGGCTCAGCGTATGATCGAACAAATGGATGCACAGGGTGCGCGGTGTTCCGATATCGGCAAGCGAGAGATGCGGATCGACCAGCAAGGCGACCTGATGATGGCTAACCGGGTAGAAGACGTCGATCGGTGCCGCGTGATGAATGGTGCCGGTTTCGCGGGTGAAATAGGTGATCGCCTCGGGTCCCAGCTTGCCCCAGCTGTAATTGGAGATGTGGATCGGCAGGCCTATGAATTTGCGGAACCTGTAGCGCAGCAGCTTCGAGCGCACGAGCCATGGCACGATGTAGTAGGGATCGTCCGCGAACTTCAGCATCTCGATCAGTGTCTGGCTGCCGGCCGGCAATTTCAGCACCGCGCCATTGAGCTGATCACCGGTCTGATAGCCGAAAATATAGTCCTGCCTCGGTATTGGTCTGACACAGAACACATCGCAATCGACGTATAGACCGAGCCCCGCCTCCAGGATCTTCAAACGGAAAAGATTGGAAAACAGCGAGGGGCTTCCGTTCGACTTGTAGTAGACGATCCGCTCCCTCGGCATCAGTTTCGAGGCGTCGACCGTCTCGACGCCGGGCGGCATATTGCCTGGGATGTCGTAACAATGAAGACGCGTGCGGTGACCCGCCAGCACGAAGGAACGCAGGCAGGCTGCATGCAGATCGTCCAGCGACGCGCCGATCCAGACGGCGTTGACGACTGGCTCGATGGCGCCGTCCGGCCTTGTCTCTCGACGTTCGTCATCCATGGCCGTCACTGGCGCTCAATGCTCCTGACCTCGGCCGAGAAATCCTTGATGATCCTGGCTGGCGACCTCAGTTCGCGCATCACGGCCCTGTAACCCGCCGCCCGTTTCTCAAGCACCGGCATTGCCTGGAAAACATCCCTGGCAAGGTCGAACCCGCGCGCGGTGTAGGGCTGAAAAAACCGTCCCGTGGTCGCCTTCAGCGAGGTTGCGGGCACGCCAACCGGCACACAGCCGGCATAGGCGCATTCGACATATTTCATCAGCTCGACATTGTGGAGCGTCCCGCAAAGGAAGAAATGGGTGAATTGCGAGGCAAGGCTGATAAAGCGTGCGTGTGTGATGTCGTGACGCGGCGGCTTTCCATCCTCCGGATAGCCAGGATGCTTGAGATCGAAAAGGAGCGGCCTCAACCAGGGAAACCGGGAGCGCTTGCGACGCAGGGCATAGCGCAGCGGATACAGGATCCTGGAATTGCTGCCCGACAGGAAGATCTTTCGGCGACGGCCAGAAAGCGGAGTATCGAGTTCTCGCGAGGAATCGTATGCGTAGGGCAGGTGGACGACGCGCGAGACTTTCAGCGTCGTCACGAAGGCCAGGAATGGTCCCTCGGGATCGTAGGTCGTGGCATAGTGGACGCCGGGATGGTCGGCGCAATCGAAGATGAACCTGACACAGGGATTGGCCGTTTCCGGCATGTCCGGATCGCTGACCCGGAAGAAGAGCAGCGGCCGACGGCTGGCGGGAACCGCGAGATGCTTTTTGAGCACCTCGACATCGCCGGGTTCGAGACGATTGTCGACGACGGCGACCTCGCAATCGCCCTGGCCGATCTGGCTGATCGGCCGGGCCTCCCACGACAACGGTTTGGTGAAGGCCGGGCCCACACCCGGGTAGATCGCCTTGTCATACGAATGCGTATCCGAATGGAAATAGATGATCCGCAAAGCAAATTCCCCCGAATTGCCTTTCCTCGAATCGCTTTGGGCACGGCGAACCGAGGCCTCCGGCCGGAGGCCAGTTGCCCACGGATTTTGTACGCCGCCGCGCAAGAGCCGGGCAACAGGAGAGGCTGTTCATCTCGAACAAGTGATCGCAATTCCGGGTTTGCGAAGATTCACAATTCTTAAATATAGGTAAACAAGATCATTTTAATTTATTGAAAATAAAGCACAAAATCGTAATTTTCGAATTTTGCGCAATGTGCGTGCAATTTTCACTTGCGAGACAGTCGGCGTCTTTCAGGTGATGGACCGCGCGGCGCTCTGACCCCCCTACCACAGCTGGCGAACGCCAGTTTCAGGACCGTGCAGCCATCCCTGAAAGACACCAAATCGGAGCCTGACCGCCGCAACGGTCAGGCTCCCCGGGAGTTAACCTGCGTACCGATTTGCCGGATGCGCGTTTGTGTTGGAGTAATGTTCGTGTCCTCTCAAGCAAAGATCGTCATGACGGCCGGTGTCCTTGGCATCTGCCTTCTCGGGCCGGCGATGGCCGCCGACTTTTCACCGACCTACAATGATCCCCCCGCCTTCCAGTGGAGCGGCGCCTATGTCGGCGTCCATGGCGGCACCTCGTTCACAAGGATGCCCAATCCGTTCGCCGATCGAAATGGCTTCAGCGGCGGCGTTCAGGCAGGCTACAACCAGCAGATGGGTCCGGCGGTCCTCGGCGCCGAGATCGAAGGCTCCTATCTGGGCGGCGCCGAACATGACGTCCATGGCGGCAAGATCAAGGAGAAATGGCGTGGTGCCGCCAAGGCCAAGGCAGGCGTGAGCTTCGACCAGACGCTGTTGTTTGGAACCGGTGGCGTTGCGCTGACCAAATTCGACAAGGGCGACAATGTCACCAGCGCCGATGGATGGAAGGTGGGCTATCTGCTGGGCGCCGGCATCGAGCAGGGCTTTGCCGGCGGGCTGTCCGCCAAGGTCGAGTACGACTATGTCCGCACCCCTGGCGTCGAGACGACATCGGCCCTTGGCACGTCCAAGACGACGATCGGCAGCCATGAGCTGAAGGCCGGCATCAACTACCGGTTTTAGAACAGGTCGAATT from Mesorhizobium sp. NZP2077 encodes the following:
- a CDS encoding DUF6460 domain-containing protein is translated as MSALTRFLGDSPFRVILKLLVVSFLVGLVMNAFGWSPMDVFYGIQKFFMDLWNLGFHAIDRFLGYILLGAAIVVPAFILLRIANYRK
- a CDS encoding galactosyltransferase Lgt5; translated protein: MDDERRETRPDGAIEPVVNAVWIGASLDDLHAACLRSFVLAGHRTRLHCYDIPGNMPPGVETVDASKLMPRERIVYYKSNGSPSLFSNLFRLKILEAGLGLYVDCDVFCVRPIPRQDYIFGYQTGDQLNGAVLKLPAGSQTLIEMLKFADDPYYIVPWLVRSKLLRYRFRKFIGLPIHISNYSWGKLGPEAITYFTRETGTIHHAAPIDVFYPVSHHQVALLVDPHLSLADIGTPRTLCIHLFDHTLSQWMKGRAIPASSPLGQLLERCGFSATVRS
- a CDS encoding outer membrane protein, with the protein product MSSQAKIVMTAGVLGICLLGPAMAADFSPTYNDPPAFQWSGAYVGVHGGTSFTRMPNPFADRNGFSGGVQAGYNQQMGPAVLGAEIEGSYLGGAEHDVHGGKIKEKWRGAAKAKAGVSFDQTLLFGTGGVALTKFDKGDNVTSADGWKVGYLLGAGIEQGFAGGLSAKVEYDYVRTPGVETTSALGTSKTTIGSHELKAGINYRF
- a CDS encoding histone deacetylase yields the protein MPLQIVHHPDYDAGFATNHRFPMSKYPLLMEALRARGLAGPEALNTAEPAPASWLKLAHASDYVDQVLGCSVPEKIEREIGFPVGPRVSLRAQLAAGGTILAARLALRHGIACNTAGGSHHARRAQGAGFCTFNDVAVASLVLLADSAAQNILVVDLDVHQGDGTADILSDEPRVFTFSMHGERNYPVRKIASDLDIALPDGTGDAAYLERLAAILPELSARAHWDMVFYNAGVDVHAEDRLGRLALSNDGLRARDTMVIDRFRAIGIPVCGVIGGGYSTDVPTLAARHAILFEVASAYA